In one Sphingobium indicum B90A genomic region, the following are encoded:
- a CDS encoding nuclear transport factor 2-like protein, which yields MDFRLPFAAALLGLSLAGAAQAATPAEVVARHVESMKLGKLQPIMDDYSADTVVVTPQGLVADQAPARGPGIYSGQAQARRVFATLTDKDHHPGIKAMETTIEPAGPDSVILHWVQFKGQPQQVSGKDAFIVRDDKIVFQAIFVD from the coding sequence ATGGACTTCCGCCTCCCCTTCGCCGCCGCCCTGCTGGGCCTTTCCCTGGCCGGCGCCGCCCAAGCCGCAACGCCCGCCGAAGTCGTCGCCCGCCATGTCGAAAGCATGAAGCTCGGCAAGTTGCAGCCGATCATGGACGATTATTCCGCGGACACGGTGGTCGTGACGCCCCAGGGGCTGGTCGCGGATCAGGCGCCGGCCAGGGGTCCGGGCATCTATTCAGGCCAGGCGCAGGCGCGCCGCGTCTTCGCGACGCTGACCGACAAGGATCATCATCCCGGCATCAAGGCCATGGAAACGACGATCGAACCGGCCGGCCCGGACAGCGTCATCCTGCATTGGGTCCAGTTCAAGGGGCAGCCCCAGCAGGTGTCGGGCAAGGACGCCTTCATCGTGCGCGACGACAAGATCGTGTTCCAGGCCATTTTCGTCGAC